The following are encoded together in the Pseudodesulfovibrio indicus genome:
- the neuB gene encoding N-acetylneuraminate synthase gives MTRERSPIFIIAEAGVNHNGDMELARKLIDLAAEAGADAVKFQTFRAGEVVTEKAEKAAYQKATSGGGESQYAMLKRLELDVAAHEMLMTHCRERNIRFLSTPFDAQSLDMLMDMGLPLVKVPSGEITNLPYLRKVAAKGRPVILSTGMTTLDEVRDAVAALTGAGLAAGDVTLLHCNTQYPTPIGDANLRAMETLAREFPDCAVGYSDHTPGITCPVAAAAMGATVIEKHFTLDKTMEGPDHAASLDPVELTAMVAGVREVELALGDGVKRPSASERENIAVARRFLVAVTPIKAGEPFTETNVTARRTGCGGVSPMRWDEVMGTPARKDFDAGEAIEL, from the coding sequence ATGACCCGCGAACGGTCCCCCATCTTCATCATCGCCGAGGCGGGCGTGAACCACAACGGCGACATGGAACTGGCCCGCAAGCTCATCGACCTGGCCGCCGAGGCCGGGGCCGACGCGGTCAAGTTCCAGACCTTCCGGGCCGGGGAGGTCGTCACCGAAAAGGCCGAGAAGGCCGCCTACCAGAAGGCGACCAGCGGCGGCGGGGAATCCCAGTACGCCATGCTCAAGCGGCTGGAGTTGGACGTGGCCGCCCACGAGATGCTCATGACCCATTGCCGCGAGCGGAACATCCGGTTCCTGTCCACCCCCTTCGACGCGCAGAGCCTGGACATGCTCATGGACATGGGGCTGCCCCTGGTCAAGGTCCCGTCCGGCGAGATCACCAACCTCCCCTACCTGCGCAAGGTCGCGGCCAAGGGCAGGCCGGTGATCCTGTCCACGGGCATGACCACCCTCGACGAGGTGCGCGACGCCGTGGCCGCCCTCACCGGCGCGGGGCTGGCCGCGGGGGACGTCACCCTGCTGCACTGCAACACCCAGTACCCGACCCCGATCGGCGACGCCAACCTGCGGGCCATGGAAACCCTGGCACGGGAGTTCCCGGACTGCGCCGTGGGCTATTCCGACCACACGCCGGGGATCACCTGCCCGGTGGCGGCGGCGGCCATGGGCGCAACGGTGATCGAGAAGCATTTCACCCTGGACAAGACCATGGAAGGCCCGGACCACGCCGCCTCACTCGATCCCGTCGAGCTGACCGCCATGGTCGCGGGAGTGCGCGAGGTGGAACTCGCCCTGGGCGACGGAGTGAAGCGGCCGAGCGCGAGCGAACGCGAGAACATCGCCGTGGCCCGCCGGTTCCTGGTGGCCGTCACGCCCATCAAGGCGGGCGAACCGTTCACCGAGACCAACGTCACGGCACGGCGCACCGGTTGCGGCGGCGTCTCGCCCATGCGCTGGGACGAGGTCATGGGCACGCCCGCGCGTAAGGATTTCGACGCCGGGGAGGCCATCGAACTGTGA
- a CDS encoding SDR family oxidoreductase yields the protein MKKIKELMDLSGRTALVTGGAGYIGHAFCDALAENGANVAVLDIDGLRAEETADAVASEYGVKTMGLGVDLADTPAVVAVPAKVAEALGGLDILVNCAGFVGTSKLSGWVTEFEEQSVDTWRAALETNLTAPFALIQAATPLLRASGHGSVVNIGSTYGVVGPDMSLYEGTAMGNPAAYGASKGGLTQLTRWLATVLGPDNIRVNCISPGGVARGQDPKFVERYVTRTPLKRMGTEEDMKGALLYLASDLSAYVTGQNLLVDGGWTAW from the coding sequence ATGAAGAAGATCAAGGAACTCATGGACCTGAGCGGGCGCACCGCGCTGGTCACCGGCGGTGCCGGATACATCGGCCACGCCTTTTGCGACGCCCTGGCCGAGAACGGGGCCAATGTGGCCGTGCTGGACATCGACGGCCTCCGCGCCGAGGAGACCGCCGACGCCGTCGCTTCGGAGTACGGGGTCAAGACCATGGGGCTGGGCGTGGACCTGGCCGACACCCCCGCCGTGGTGGCGGTCCCGGCCAAGGTCGCCGAAGCGCTCGGCGGTCTCGACATCCTGGTCAACTGCGCCGGGTTCGTGGGGACCTCCAAGTTGTCCGGCTGGGTGACCGAATTCGAGGAACAGTCCGTGGACACCTGGCGCGCGGCGCTGGAGACCAACCTGACCGCGCCCTTCGCCCTGATCCAGGCAGCCACCCCGCTGCTTCGGGCATCCGGCCACGGCTCGGTGGTCAACATCGGCTCTACCTACGGCGTGGTCGGCCCGGACATGTCCCTGTACGAAGGCACGGCCATGGGCAACCCGGCGGCCTACGGCGCTTCCAAGGGCGGCCTGACCCAGCTGACCCGCTGGCTGGCCACGGTGCTCGGCCCGGACAACATCCGGGTGAACTGCATCAGCCCCGGCGGCGTGGCGCGCGGCCAGGACCCGAAGTTCGTGGAACGCTACGTAACCCGAACCCCCCTCAAGCGCATGGGCACCGAGGAGGACATGAAGGGCGCGCTCCTGTACCTGGCGAGCGACCTCTCCGCCTACGTCACCGGCCAGAATCTACTTGTTGACGGCGGTTGGACCGCTTGGTAA
- a CDS encoding nucleotidyltransferase family protein — translation MKEWTSALIPVTATVRDTAETLNRTSLQIALVADEQGCLKGVITDGDIRRGLLAGKTMESPAAEIMETEFFSAGPDDDQAALLATMRSRDIRQVPLLDGKGRVVGLRTLFDIITPARRDNWVVLMAGGLGQRLRPLTEDCPKPLLNVGNKPLLKTILDQFASYGFTKFYISVNYRADMVEDYFGDGSKHGVEIRYLREKAQLGTAGAVGLIEEKPDAPIFVMNGDLLTKVDFPGMLDFHLEQNARATMAVRRFEFQVPYGVVNVENHRITALEEKPTHKFFVNAGIYVLDPDVAAAIPKNEYLDMPSLFGRLMDKGEPTAAFPIHEYWMDIGRKQDFDQANFDYDMHFCVREDL, via the coding sequence ATGAAAGAGTGGACAAGCGCTCTCATCCCGGTCACGGCCACGGTCCGCGACACCGCCGAAACCCTGAACCGGACCTCGCTCCAGATCGCCCTGGTGGCCGACGAGCAGGGGTGCCTCAAGGGCGTCATCACCGACGGCGACATCCGGCGCGGCCTGCTGGCCGGAAAGACCATGGAATCCCCGGCCGCCGAGATCATGGAGACCGAATTCTTCTCCGCCGGTCCCGACGACGACCAGGCCGCCCTGCTGGCCACCATGCGCAGCCGGGACATCCGCCAGGTGCCCCTGCTGGACGGTAAGGGACGCGTGGTCGGGCTGCGCACCCTGTTCGACATCATTACCCCGGCCCGGCGCGACAACTGGGTGGTGCTCATGGCAGGCGGGCTGGGCCAGAGGCTGCGGCCCCTGACCGAGGACTGCCCCAAGCCGCTCCTGAACGTGGGCAACAAGCCGCTGCTCAAGACCATCCTGGACCAGTTCGCGTCTTACGGGTTCACCAAATTCTACATCTCGGTCAACTACCGCGCCGACATGGTCGAGGACTATTTCGGCGACGGCTCAAAGCACGGCGTGGAGATCCGCTACCTGCGCGAAAAGGCGCAGCTGGGCACCGCCGGGGCCGTGGGCCTGATCGAAGAGAAGCCGGACGCGCCGATCTTCGTCATGAACGGCGACCTGCTGACCAAGGTGGACTTCCCCGGCATGCTCGACTTCCACCTCGAACAGAACGCCAGGGCGACCATGGCCGTGCGCCGCTTCGAATTCCAGGTGCCCTACGGGGTGGTCAACGTGGAGAACCACCGGATCACCGCCCTGGAGGAGAAGCCGACCCACAAGTTCTTCGTCAACGCGGGCATCTACGTGCTCGACCCGGATGTGGCCGCTGCCATCCCCAAGAACGAATACCTGGACATGCCCTCCCTGTTCGGCAGGCTCATGGACAAGGGCGAGCCCACGGCCGCCTTCCCCATCCACGAGTACTGGATGGACATCGGCCGCAAGCAGGACTTCGACCAGGCCAACTTCGACTACGACATGCACTTCTGCGTCCGGGAGGACCTCTAG
- a CDS encoding LegC family aminotransferase, with translation MESVIRFIRELYGEPESFIPLHAPVFTGREKEYLADCIDSTFVSSVGEYVTRFEDMTREFTGAARAVAVVNGTCGLTAALKLVGVNQGDLVLTQGLTFVATANAVTAAGAVPVFLDSDSDTLGMSPDALRAWLERHGNGSRRIAACVPVHILGHACRIREICEICEEYSIPVVEDAAEGLGSSLDGRHLGTFGKLGVLSYNGNKTITTGGGGMILARDEELGGLAKHMTATAKVPHRWEFRHDAAAWNYRMPNLNAALGCAQMEKLDEILADKRAVAAAYRDFFAGRDDMAYVDAPEGCLSNYWLNTVLFKDKEAREEFLKLSNDQGVMTRPLWTLMAELPMYACHENDGLANARRLADRAVNLPSGPRIKA, from the coding sequence GTGGAATCCGTCATCCGCTTCATACGCGAGCTCTATGGAGAGCCCGAATCGTTCATTCCCCTGCACGCCCCGGTCTTCACCGGGCGCGAAAAGGAATACCTGGCCGACTGCATCGACTCCACTTTCGTGTCCAGCGTGGGTGAATACGTCACCCGGTTCGAGGACATGACCAGGGAGTTCACCGGCGCGGCCCGGGCCGTGGCCGTGGTCAACGGCACCTGCGGCCTGACCGCCGCCCTCAAGCTCGTGGGCGTGAACCAGGGCGACCTGGTGCTGACCCAGGGGCTGACCTTCGTGGCCACGGCCAACGCGGTCACCGCCGCGGGCGCGGTCCCGGTCTTCCTCGATTCGGACAGCGACACCCTGGGCATGAGCCCGGACGCCCTGCGCGCCTGGCTGGAGCGCCACGGCAACGGCTCGCGCCGCATCGCGGCCTGCGTGCCGGTCCACATCCTGGGCCACGCCTGCCGCATCCGCGAAATCTGCGAAATCTGCGAGGAGTACTCCATCCCGGTGGTCGAGGACGCCGCCGAGGGGCTGGGGTCCTCCCTGGACGGGCGGCATCTCGGCACCTTCGGCAAGCTCGGTGTGCTCAGCTACAACGGCAACAAGACCATCACCACCGGCGGGGGCGGCATGATCCTGGCCCGCGACGAGGAGCTGGGCGGGCTGGCCAAACACATGACCGCCACGGCCAAGGTCCCCCACCGCTGGGAGTTCCGCCACGACGCGGCGGCCTGGAACTACCGCATGCCCAACCTGAACGCCGCCCTCGGCTGCGCGCAGATGGAAAAGCTGGACGAGATCCTGGCCGACAAGCGCGCCGTGGCCGCCGCCTACCGCGACTTCTTCGCGGGCCGCGACGACATGGCCTACGTGGACGCGCCCGAGGGATGCCTGTCCAACTACTGGCTGAACACCGTGCTCTTCAAGGACAAAGAGGCGCGCGAAGAATTCCTGAAGCTGTCCAACGACCAGGGGGTCATGACCCGGCCCCTGTGGACGCTCATGGCCGAGCTGCCCATGTACGCCTGCCACGAGAACGACGGCCTGGCCAATGCGCGCAGGCTGGCGGACCGGGCCGTGAACCTGCCCAGCGGGCCGAGGATCAAGGCATGA
- the hisF gene encoding imidazole glycerol phosphate synthase subunit HisF, whose amino-acid sequence MKYRVIPRLDIKGPNLVKGIHFEGLRVLGKPEDFAQYYYEQGADELFFQDAVASLYDRNSLHAIVEKTSSQIFIPLCVGGGLRSVDDIREVLRAGADKIALNTAAIKRPELIREASVSFGSSTIVVSIEAIRRDNGRWEALIEYGRETTGVDAAEWAVRAAELGAGELMVTSIDQEGTGKGFDLELLKTISESVSIPVIAGGGCGNPEDAVRAIDEGRADAVSVAAALHYKTLENLAAQSVNREYELEGNIEFLKTGRGYTNVQPCTIGEIKTTMQRHGLDCRMKASDA is encoded by the coding sequence ATGAAATACCGCGTCATTCCACGCCTTGACATCAAGGGTCCCAACCTTGTGAAAGGCATTCATTTCGAAGGGTTGCGAGTTCTCGGGAAACCCGAGGATTTCGCCCAATACTACTATGAGCAAGGCGCGGACGAACTCTTCTTCCAGGATGCCGTGGCCAGCCTGTACGACCGCAACAGCCTGCACGCCATCGTGGAAAAGACCTCCTCGCAGATTTTCATTCCCCTGTGCGTGGGCGGCGGGCTGCGGTCCGTGGACGACATCCGCGAGGTGCTGCGCGCCGGGGCGGACAAGATCGCCCTGAACACCGCGGCAATAAAGAGACCCGAGCTGATCCGCGAGGCCTCGGTCTCCTTCGGCTCGTCCACCATCGTGGTCTCCATCGAGGCCATCCGGCGGGACAACGGGCGCTGGGAGGCGCTCATCGAGTACGGGCGCGAGACCACCGGCGTGGACGCGGCCGAGTGGGCCGTCCGTGCGGCGGAGCTGGGCGCGGGCGAGCTGATGGTCACGAGCATCGACCAGGAAGGCACCGGCAAGGGGTTCGACCTCGAACTGCTGAAGACCATCTCCGAGAGCGTCTCCATCCCGGTCATCGCCGGGGGCGGATGCGGCAACCCCGAAGACGCGGTCCGGGCCATCGACGAAGGCCGCGCCGACGCCGTGTCCGTGGCCGCCGCCCTCCATTACAAGACCCTCGAAAACCTGGCCGCTCAGTCCGTCAACCGCGAGTACGAACTGGAAGGCAACATCGAATTTCTCAAGACCGGACGCGGGTATACCAATGTCCAGCCCTGCACCATCGGCGAGATCAAGACAACCATGCAACGGCACGGCCTGGACTGCCGGATGAAGGCGAGCGATGCATAA
- a CDS encoding cytidylyltransferase domain-containing protein codes for MKRYGFIFARGGSKGVPGKNIRPLAGLPLIGHAIKAGRDSGMLDRIIVSTDDPKIAEVAEELGAEVPFLRPAELARDDTPEWLAWRHAVDMVDQFDLFVSLPCTAPLRIGQDVRNCIELFERGGCDMVVTARPAERHPSFNMVTLAEDGYAAIAMPPGATITRRQDAPPVFDLTTVCYVTTPDFIRRRESVFQGRVKAVIVPPERALDIDTEQDFAFAQFMMERNK; via the coding sequence ATGAAACGATACGGATTCATCTTCGCCCGGGGCGGCTCCAAGGGAGTCCCCGGCAAGAACATACGGCCCCTGGCCGGGCTGCCGCTCATCGGCCACGCCATCAAGGCGGGCCGGGACTCCGGCATGCTCGACCGGATCATCGTCTCCACCGACGATCCGAAGATCGCCGAGGTCGCCGAGGAACTGGGGGCCGAGGTCCCGTTCCTGCGCCCGGCGGAACTGGCCCGCGACGACACCCCGGAGTGGTTGGCCTGGCGGCACGCGGTGGACATGGTGGACCAATTCGACCTCTTCGTCTCCCTGCCCTGCACCGCGCCCCTGCGCATCGGCCAGGACGTGCGCAACTGCATCGAGCTGTTCGAGCGCGGCGGCTGCGACATGGTGGTCACGGCACGGCCCGCCGAGCGCCACCCGTCCTTCAACATGGTCACCCTGGCCGAGGACGGCTACGCGGCCATCGCCATGCCGCCGGGCGCGACCATCACCCGGCGGCAGGACGCGCCCCCGGTCTTCGACCTGACCACTGTCTGCTACGTGACCACCCCGGATTTCATCCGCCGCCGCGAGAGCGTATTCCAGGGCCGGGTCAAGGCGGTCATCGTGCCGCCTGAGCGCGCCCTGGACATCGACACCGAACAGGACTTCGCCTTCGCGCAGTTCATGATGGAGCGTAATAAATGA
- a CDS encoding Gfo/Idh/MocA family protein yields the protein MRALIIGYGSIGGRHARLLVDMGHEVACVTRNPECPYPAFADIPSALADKTPWLAVIATATTDHDANLRTLLDAGFTGRILVEKPLFTNTPKEPFTAGDNVSVAYNLRFHPMVTRTRELLAGRKVLNARFAVAQYLPDWRPGTDYPKSYSASRAKGGGVLRDLSHELDLAQFLLGGWKRATALGGRYGDLKIDSDDQYSVLMETANCPMVGIHMDYLSRTPHRGFEITCADRTLKADFMGGFLTVDGTVEEFPPERDATYRLQLEAMAVGDPTPCTYGQGLALVGLIEGLERAAAQHIWIEA from the coding sequence ATGCGCGCCCTGATCATCGGCTACGGCTCCATAGGCGGTCGCCACGCCCGGCTGCTGGTCGACATGGGCCACGAGGTGGCCTGCGTCACGCGCAACCCCGAGTGTCCCTATCCGGCCTTCGCGGACATCCCCTCGGCCCTGGCGGACAAGACGCCGTGGCTGGCCGTCATCGCCACCGCCACCACGGACCACGACGCCAACCTGCGCACCCTGCTCGACGCCGGGTTCACTGGACGCATCCTGGTGGAGAAGCCGCTCTTCACGAACACCCCGAAAGAACCGTTCACGGCGGGCGACAACGTGTCCGTGGCCTACAACCTGCGTTTCCATCCCATGGTCACCCGGACCCGCGAGCTGCTGGCCGGACGAAAGGTGCTGAACGCGCGCTTCGCCGTAGCCCAGTACCTGCCCGACTGGCGGCCCGGCACGGACTATCCCAAGAGCTACTCGGCCAGCCGGGCCAAAGGCGGGGGCGTACTGCGCGATCTGTCCCACGAGCTGGACCTGGCCCAGTTCCTTCTGGGCGGCTGGAAACGGGCCACGGCCCTGGGCGGGCGGTACGGCGATCTCAAGATCGACTCCGACGACCAGTATTCCGTGCTCATGGAGACCGCGAACTGCCCCATGGTCGGCATCCACATGGACTACCTGAGCCGCACCCCGCACCGGGGCTTCGAGATCACCTGCGCGGACCGGACGCTCAAGGCGGACTTCATGGGCGGCTTCCTGACCGTGGACGGGACCGTCGAGGAATTTCCCCCGGAACGCGACGCCACCTACCGGCTCCAGCTGGAAGCCATGGCCGTGGGCGATCCCACGCCCTGCACCTACGGCCAGGGGCTGGCCCTGGTCGGGCTGATCGAGGGGCTGGAACGCGCCGCCGCACAACACATCTGGATTGAAGCGTAA
- a CDS encoding glycosyltransferase family 9 protein, giving the protein MKDISNLHPKRILVCQLRQIGDVLLATPSIQLLKERFPDAEIHLLTEKKCVPVLENNPHLAHVWAIDKQRLKNPFTAFRWYRKVGKSGYDLIVDFQRLPRCRYVIMFSDAPVKLTQNTSWYNRLFYTHFSDVIYGYSAMLKASILRPLGIQWNGELPKLYLSEAEREWAEGFLQAEELTENRFVTIDPSHRRITRKWPERHFAGLIRLLREKHPDLKFFILYGPGEKDVADKVAELAGEGAVVSETMLTLRQMAAVQARAALHVGNCSAPRHFAVAVDTPSLAIHGATGFGWCPKTERHSSVDKGLPCRSCNQNSCPTLECLETFEPQECLDEALRLLAFKHA; this is encoded by the coding sequence ATGAAGGACATCTCCAACCTGCACCCGAAACGCATCCTGGTCTGCCAACTGAGGCAGATCGGCGACGTGCTGCTGGCCACACCGTCCATCCAGCTGCTCAAGGAACGGTTCCCCGACGCCGAAATCCACCTCCTGACCGAAAAGAAATGCGTCCCGGTGCTGGAGAACAATCCGCACCTTGCCCACGTCTGGGCCATCGACAAACAGCGGCTCAAAAACCCGTTCACCGCTTTCCGCTGGTATCGAAAGGTGGGCAAAAGCGGATACGACCTGATCGTGGACTTTCAACGGCTGCCCCGCTGCCGGTACGTGATCATGTTCTCCGATGCGCCGGTCAAGCTGACCCAGAACACATCCTGGTACAACCGGTTGTTCTACACCCACTTCAGCGACGTCATCTACGGCTACTCGGCCATGCTCAAGGCGTCCATCCTGCGGCCGCTCGGAATCCAATGGAACGGCGAACTGCCCAAGCTCTACCTGAGCGAGGCCGAAAGGGAGTGGGCGGAGGGATTCCTCCAAGCGGAGGAGCTGACCGAGAACCGGTTCGTGACCATCGACCCGTCCCACAGGCGGATCACCCGCAAGTGGCCGGAGCGCCACTTCGCCGGGCTGATCAGGCTGCTGCGCGAAAAGCACCCGGACCTGAAGTTCTTCATCCTCTACGGGCCCGGAGAAAAGGACGTCGCCGACAAGGTCGCCGAACTGGCGGGCGAAGGGGCCGTGGTCTCCGAGACCATGCTCACCCTGCGCCAGATGGCCGCGGTCCAGGCGCGCGCCGCCCTGCACGTGGGCAACTGCTCCGCGCCCAGACATTTCGCCGTGGCCGTGGACACCCCGTCCCTGGCCATCCACGGGGCCACGGGTTTCGGCTGGTGCCCCAAGACCGAACGCCACTCCAGCGTGGACAAGGGGCTGCCCTGCCGCTCCTGCAACCAAAACTCCTGCCCCACCCTGGAGTGTCTGGAGACCTTCGAACCGCAGGAATGCCTGGACGAGGCCCTGCGGTTGCTCGCCTTCAAGCACGCCTAG
- the neuC gene encoding UDP-N-acetylglucosamine 2-epimerase: protein MRICVFTGTRAEYGLLTPLLKRLHADPEVELSLLVSGSHLSERHGSTVDAIRADGFPVGAEVPLPLEDDSRLGVTLAMGEAVSGLGRALDVLRPDLLVLLGDRWECLACATAATLLHLPVVHLYGGETTEGAVDEQFRHAITKMARLHFTSCDTYRRRVIQMGEDPDTVFDVGALGVENIRTVPLMDRAALEADLGFAMGDRCLLVTYHPVTLAGDDLGQMERFFEGLETALAEDQTLTAVLTGANADPGGSAIDARAARLHDTFPERTLVTPSLGLVRYLSAMAACAAVVGNSSSGILEAPSFNVPTVNVGDRQKGREQADSVFDCAPDAASVASAIRHALSPETAGIVKQARNPYEKQGTSRRIADRLKRGVKPGPKPFFDVEYRLPEAKEQRS, encoded by the coding sequence GTGAGAATCTGCGTCTTCACCGGCACCAGGGCCGAATACGGCCTGCTCACCCCGCTGCTGAAGCGGCTCCACGCCGACCCCGAAGTCGAGCTCTCCCTGCTCGTGTCCGGGAGCCATCTCTCCGAGCGCCACGGCAGCACCGTGGACGCCATCCGGGCGGACGGCTTCCCCGTCGGCGCGGAGGTCCCCCTGCCCCTTGAGGACGATTCCCGGCTGGGCGTGACCTTGGCCATGGGCGAGGCGGTAAGCGGTTTGGGCCGGGCGCTGGACGTCCTCCGGCCAGACCTGCTGGTCCTGCTCGGCGACCGCTGGGAGTGCCTGGCCTGCGCCACGGCGGCCACCCTGCTGCACCTGCCCGTGGTCCATCTCTACGGCGGCGAGACCACCGAGGGGGCCGTGGACGAGCAGTTCCGCCACGCCATCACCAAGATGGCCCGGCTGCACTTCACCTCCTGCGACACATACCGCCGCCGGGTGATCCAGATGGGCGAGGACCCGGACACGGTCTTCGACGTGGGCGCGCTGGGCGTGGAGAACATCCGCACCGTGCCGCTCATGGACCGCGCCGCGCTGGAGGCGGACCTGGGCTTCGCCATGGGCGACCGCTGCCTGCTGGTCACCTACCATCCCGTGACCCTGGCCGGGGACGACCTCGGCCAGATGGAGCGCTTTTTCGAGGGGCTGGAGACCGCGCTGGCCGAGGACCAGACCCTGACCGCCGTCCTCACCGGGGCCAACGCCGATCCCGGCGGGTCCGCCATCGACGCCCGCGCGGCCCGGCTGCACGACACTTTTCCCGAGCGGACCCTGGTCACGCCCTCCCTGGGGCTGGTCCGCTACCTGTCGGCCATGGCCGCCTGCGCGGCGGTGGTCGGCAACTCCTCCTCCGGCATCCTGGAAGCACCCAGCTTCAACGTACCCACCGTGAACGTGGGCGACCGCCAAAAGGGCCGCGAGCAGGCGGACAGCGTGTTCGACTGCGCCCCGGACGCGGCGAGCGTGGCCTCGGCCATCCGGCACGCCCTGTCCCCGGAAACGGCCGGGATTGTCAAACAGGCCCGCAACCCGTATGAAAAACAGGGGACGAGCCGACGCATCGCCGACCGGCTCAAGCGCGGCGTCAAGCCCGGCCCCAAACCATTCTTCGACGTGGAATACCGTCTTCCCGAAGCCAAGGAACAACGCTCATGA
- a CDS encoding NAD-dependent 4,6-dehydratase LegB — translation MNLDNKKILVTGSDGFIGSHLVEYLVRQGYKVRAFVLYNSFNSWGWLDESPREIRDNLEIFAGDVRDPNGVRTAMQGCDVVLHLAALIAIPYSYHSPDTYVDTNVKGTLNVVQAARDLGVERCVVTSTSEVYGTARFVPITEDHPLQGQSPYSATKIGADQIAMSFYNAFETPVSIIRPFNTYGPRQSARAVIPTVITQIAGGARQIKLGALSPTRDFNYVSDTVRGFEAVAASDACVGEVVNVGSGFEVSIGDTARAIAEVMGADIEIVCEHERIRPAKSEVERLFAGNEKAKRLTGWEPEFGGLDGFKRGLKLTAEWFADADNLRRYKADIYNI, via the coding sequence ATGAATCTCGACAACAAAAAGATACTGGTCACCGGCTCGGACGGCTTCATCGGGTCCCATCTGGTGGAATACCTGGTCAGGCAGGGCTACAAGGTCCGCGCCTTCGTGCTCTACAACTCCTTCAACTCCTGGGGCTGGCTCGACGAATCGCCCAGGGAGATCAGGGACAACCTGGAAATTTTCGCCGGCGACGTGCGCGACCCGAACGGCGTGCGCACCGCCATGCAGGGGTGCGACGTGGTCCTGCACCTGGCCGCGCTCATCGCTATCCCCTATTCCTACCACTCCCCGGACACCTACGTGGACACCAACGTCAAGGGTACCCTGAACGTGGTCCAGGCGGCCCGCGACCTGGGGGTCGAGCGGTGCGTGGTGACCTCCACCAGCGAGGTCTACGGCACGGCACGGTTCGTGCCCATCACCGAGGACCACCCGCTCCAGGGCCAGTCCCCGTACTCGGCCACCAAGATCGGCGCGGACCAGATCGCCATGAGCTTTTACAACGCCTTCGAGACCCCGGTCTCCATCATCCGCCCGTTCAACACCTACGGCCCGCGCCAGTCCGCCCGCGCGGTCATCCCCACGGTCATCACCCAGATCGCCGGGGGTGCAAGGCAGATCAAGCTCGGCGCGCTCTCCCCCACCCGCGACTTCAACTACGTCTCGGACACCGTGCGCGGCTTTGAGGCCGTGGCCGCGTCCGACGCCTGCGTGGGCGAGGTGGTCAACGTGGGCAGCGGGTTCGAGGTCTCCATCGGCGACACGGCCCGGGCCATCGCCGAGGTCATGGGCGCGGACATCGAGATCGTCTGCGAGCACGAGCGCATCCGCCCGGCCAAGAGCGAGGTGGAACGGCTGTTCGCGGGCAACGAGAAGGCCAAACGGCTGACCGGCTGGGAGCCGGAGTTCGGCGGCCTGGACGGGTTCAAGCGCGGCCTGAAGCTGACCGCCGAGTGGTTCGCCGACGCCGACAACCTCCGCCGCTACAAGGCGGACATCTACAACATCTAG